In one Actinomyces trachealis genomic region, the following are encoded:
- a CDS encoding LacI family DNA-binding transcriptional regulator has translation MDRPTIRDIANVAGVSPSAVSFALNDRPGVSENTRQRILAVANEMGWTPNAAARALSVSRAGTVGLVLARPSQSVAAERFFFELIIGMQAALASADLALVFQIVDDVEQEVAAYRSLWRQHRVDGAIVVDPRHGDPRLQVLAELRMPYVLVGEEDPNGMPSVIGDEDGMMELVVNHLAAKGASRLAYVSARTPLLHTERRGRALTRMGREYDLEVMLSSAMDYTERSGAQATTELLSSKRRPDSIIYDNEVLALGGATTARELGARLGEDLAVVSMEDSPLCRLLTPAISAVHREPGTMGNLAAQLLVEHLGGAPARSVQAPTPELVARRSSTLSQGASA, from the coding sequence ATGGACCGCCCCACCATCCGGGACATCGCCAACGTCGCTGGTGTCTCCCCCTCGGCCGTTTCCTTCGCGCTAAACGACCGCCCTGGAGTGTCAGAGAACACCCGCCAACGCATCCTCGCGGTCGCCAACGAGATGGGCTGGACCCCGAACGCCGCCGCCCGCGCCCTGTCCGTCTCCCGAGCGGGCACGGTGGGACTGGTGCTAGCCAGGCCCAGCCAGTCTGTGGCAGCTGAGCGCTTCTTCTTCGAGCTGATCATCGGTATGCAGGCCGCCCTGGCTAGCGCGGACCTGGCCCTGGTCTTCCAGATCGTTGACGACGTCGAGCAGGAGGTGGCCGCTTACCGCTCCCTTTGGCGCCAACACCGGGTGGACGGCGCCATCGTGGTGGACCCGCGCCACGGGGACCCCCGCCTGCAGGTGCTCGCCGAGCTGCGCATGCCCTATGTGCTCGTGGGCGAGGAGGACCCCAACGGGATGCCGTCAGTAATCGGTGACGAGGACGGGATGATGGAACTGGTGGTAAACCACTTAGCCGCCAAAGGCGCCAGCCGCCTGGCCTACGTGTCCGCCCGCACTCCCCTGCTGCACACCGAGCGGCGCGGCCGGGCCCTGACCCGGATGGGGCGTGAGTACGACCTGGAGGTCATGCTCTCCAGCGCCATGGACTACACCGAGCGTTCGGGCGCCCAGGCCACCACGGAGCTGCTCTCCTCCAAGCGCCGCCCCGACTCCATCATCTACGACAACGAGGTCCTCGCACTGGGCGGCGCCACCACGGCCCGTGAGCTGGGAGCGCGCCTGGGTGAGGACCTAGCAGTGGTGTCCATGGAGGACTCCCCACTGTGCCGCCTGCTCACCCCCGCAATCAGCGCGGTGCACCGTGAACCAGGGACCATGGGGAACCTGGCGGCCCAACTACTCGTGGAGCACCTGGGGGGAGCCCCTGCGCGCAGCGTCCAGGCTCCTACGCCAGAACTCGTGGCCCGCAGATCCTCCACCCTCAGCCAGGGCGCCAGCGCCTGA
- a CDS encoding ABC transporter substrate-binding protein, producing MTPLSSLSRKPGPANAAAGNTETPDATPGPLRTGVRGHLGLGLRSALVVGLTATLASCTSLSPASTTSSPLPTGSAACKVIGEQGFAPNAKSSHQSVKVATAFSQEEAERFDESVKAFEECTGIDVVQEATDQLESKMRAINPAVISPSWRTDLAVLPQPGLARDLAELGVTAPLSRSVQGNVELGWDRTWAEVGTVDDVAYAAPLLASVKSFVWYSPQTFAQAGYQVPSSWAELQSLTAKIIADHPSGDVQPWCLGISDGGASGWTLSDWLEEVLLATKGSTAYDQWARHKVPLNDPSAVEALKQVDALVLADGHVTGNRQGALNTTVELAGQQLAQGSCLMLHASSAYETLLPEGTTVRSAQEAEVGAQIAPKSLDAFPFPVTAPDDPVLVGGDYLVRVATPFDTQDPSGALQEPTGSGHAEAVTAVMRYLTSADWVRRRVALGGVTAGNRAVRPEDVSSAVGRRATKKLQSRQVAIRFDASDSMPSSVGTASLWEALVGWAGGGKTAEAALKEAEESWPTH from the coding sequence TTGACCCCCCTTAGCTCCCTGTCCCGGAAACCGGGGCCCGCCAACGCTGCCGCAGGCAACACTGAGACCCCTGACGCCACACCTGGGCCGCTGCGCACGGGCGTACGCGGGCACCTCGGCCTGGGACTTCGTAGCGCCTTGGTGGTCGGCCTGACCGCCACCCTGGCCAGTTGCACCTCCCTGAGTCCCGCCTCCACTACCAGCAGCCCCCTGCCCACTGGCTCCGCCGCCTGCAAGGTGATCGGCGAGCAAGGGTTTGCCCCCAACGCTAAAAGCTCCCACCAGTCCGTCAAAGTGGCCACCGCATTTTCCCAAGAGGAGGCGGAGCGCTTCGACGAGTCTGTCAAGGCCTTTGAGGAGTGCACCGGCATCGACGTCGTCCAGGAGGCCACCGATCAGCTGGAGTCCAAGATGCGGGCCATTAACCCCGCCGTCATCTCCCCGAGCTGGCGCACCGACCTGGCCGTCCTCCCACAGCCTGGCCTGGCCCGTGACCTCGCCGAACTCGGGGTCACCGCCCCCCTGTCCCGCTCCGTGCAAGGCAATGTGGAATTGGGCTGGGACCGCACCTGGGCAGAGGTTGGCACAGTAGACGACGTCGCCTACGCTGCACCGCTCCTGGCCTCCGTCAAGTCCTTCGTCTGGTACTCGCCGCAGACTTTCGCACAGGCTGGCTACCAGGTGCCCTCCTCCTGGGCTGAGCTCCAGTCCCTTACCGCCAAGATCATCGCCGACCATCCTTCCGGGGACGTGCAGCCCTGGTGCTTGGGCATCAGTGACGGCGGGGCCAGCGGCTGGACCCTCAGCGACTGGCTGGAGGAGGTGCTCCTGGCCACCAAAGGTTCCACCGCCTACGACCAGTGGGCCCGCCACAAGGTGCCCCTGAATGACCCCAGCGCCGTCGAGGCTCTCAAGCAGGTGGACGCCCTAGTGCTGGCCGATGGGCACGTGACAGGCAACCGGCAGGGGGCGCTCAACACCACCGTGGAACTCGCCGGGCAGCAGCTGGCACAGGGCTCCTGCCTGATGCTGCACGCATCCAGCGCCTACGAAACCCTACTGCCTGAGGGCACCACGGTCCGGTCAGCGCAGGAGGCGGAGGTTGGTGCCCAGATTGCCCCCAAGTCTCTGGATGCCTTTCCTTTCCCCGTGACCGCGCCGGATGACCCGGTGCTGGTCGGCGGCGACTACCTGGTGCGCGTGGCCACGCCCTTTGACACCCAGGACCCCTCCGGCGCCCTCCAGGAGCCCACCGGTTCCGGGCACGCTGAAGCCGTCACCGCCGTCATGCGGTACTTGACCAGCGCCGACTGGGTACGCCGCCGGGTGGCCCTGGGCGGCGTGACCGCCGGTAACCGGGCCGTTCGCCCTGAGGATGTCTCCTCCGCAGTGGGGCGGCGCGCCACCAAGAAACTGCAGTCCCGGCAGGTGGCCATCCGCTTTGACGCCTCTGACTCCATGCCCTCCAGCGTCGGTACCGCCAGCCTGTGGGAGGCGCTAGTGGGCTGGGCCGGTGGCGGCAAGACGGCGGAGGCGGCGCTGAAAGAGGCTGAGGAAAGCTGGCCCACGCACTAG
- a CDS encoding HAD family hydrolase has product MTTKAPNPDNEPLVGPAAGVDLVSAPGAAEAQHRRRGRRKPLSHDDYHALVRERIADLDRLDPLLDEQGRLTGRIVAGQHLVVALDVDGTILDLDGHVSERMMAAIARMRHHGAQVVIATGRGIEAALPVARHVGLTDGWMVCANGAITLRMEPEAPGGYEVVDAVSFDPAHVIDLLHAAVPDGIIAVEGLGRGFRVSKPFPDGELIESQTVMSLEELRSQPVTRVVLRAPGMPLEEFSALVADSGLHSVEYAIGWTAWLDVAPEGVTKASALAKLATHLGTDAAHTVAVGDGSNDVEMLQWAGVGAVMGSAPQWVKDQGDIVTEVVWRDGCAALLDAVVERTRERTLN; this is encoded by the coding sequence ATGACCACCAAGGCCCCCAACCCTGACAACGAGCCCCTGGTCGGGCCTGCCGCCGGAGTTGACCTAGTCAGCGCCCCCGGCGCCGCCGAAGCACAGCACCGCAGACGGGGCCGCCGTAAACCGCTGAGCCACGACGACTACCACGCCCTAGTACGCGAACGCATCGCTGACCTGGACCGCCTGGACCCGCTCCTGGACGAGCAGGGACGCCTGACAGGCAGAATCGTGGCGGGCCAACACCTAGTCGTGGCCCTAGACGTGGACGGCACGATCCTGGACCTAGATGGGCACGTCTCCGAACGCATGATGGCGGCCATCGCCCGGATGCGGCATCACGGAGCGCAGGTGGTCATCGCCACCGGACGCGGGATCGAGGCTGCCCTGCCAGTGGCCCGGCACGTGGGCCTGACTGACGGCTGGATGGTCTGCGCCAACGGCGCCATCACCCTGCGCATGGAACCGGAGGCCCCCGGCGGCTACGAGGTGGTGGACGCCGTCAGCTTTGACCCCGCCCACGTCATCGACCTGCTCCACGCCGCCGTTCCCGACGGCATCATCGCCGTGGAGGGCCTAGGGCGGGGCTTCCGCGTCTCTAAGCCCTTCCCCGATGGGGAGCTGATCGAATCCCAGACCGTCATGAGCCTAGAGGAGTTGCGCTCCCAACCCGTCACCCGCGTGGTGCTGCGCGCCCCCGGCATGCCCCTAGAGGAATTCAGCGCCCTGGTGGCGGACTCCGGCCTGCACTCGGTGGAGTACGCCATCGGCTGGACCGCTTGGCTTGATGTGGCGCCAGAAGGCGTCACCAAAGCTTCCGCTCTGGCTAAACTCGCCACGCACCTAGGCACCGACGCGGCTCACACTGTGGCCGTGGGTGACGGCTCGAATGACGTGGAGATGCTCCAGTGGGCGGGGGTGGGGGCCGTCATGGGCTCCGCCCCCCAGTGGGTTAAGGACCAGGGCGACATAGTCACGGAGGTCGTCTGGCGTGACGGCTGCGCTGCCCTGCTCGACGCCGTCGTGGAACGCACCCGGGAAAGGACCCTGAATTGA
- the serS gene encoding serine--tRNA ligase, with product MIDLRALRENPEPYRESQRARGADVGLVDRIIAADEARRTALQDFESLRAQQKTVSKSVGQAVPQERPTVLAHAKALAEQVKAAEAAANQAATKLEDLARQLQNLIVGAPSGGEKDYVVLRHEGPTPRDFTAEGFEPADHLALGEGLDIIDTKRGAKVSGARFYYLKGWGMRLELALMTAALDKAAQHGFVPMTTPTLVTPQVMGGTGFLGLHADEIYYLPADDLYLTGTSEVALAGYHTDEILDLSAGPRRYLGWSTCYRREAGAAGKDTRGIIRVHQFNKAEMFSYCRPENAEAEHQRLLALEEEMLALVGLPYRVIDTAAGDLGSSAARKFDCEAWLPTQQRWMEVTSTSNCTTYQARRLSIREKREGRTTPVATLNGTLATTRWIVAILENQQRADGAVVVPEGLRPYLGGLETIEPAA from the coding sequence ATGATCGACCTGCGAGCACTGCGCGAGAACCCCGAGCCCTACCGTGAGAGCCAGCGTGCCCGGGGCGCCGACGTCGGCCTGGTGGACCGGATCATCGCCGCCGACGAGGCCCGCCGCACCGCCCTGCAGGACTTCGAATCCCTGCGCGCCCAGCAGAAGACCGTCTCCAAGTCCGTCGGCCAGGCCGTCCCCCAAGAGCGCCCCACCGTGCTCGCCCACGCCAAGGCGCTGGCAGAGCAGGTCAAGGCCGCAGAGGCCGCCGCCAACCAGGCTGCCACCAAGCTAGAGGACCTAGCCCGCCAGCTCCAGAACCTGATCGTGGGCGCCCCCTCCGGTGGCGAGAAGGACTACGTAGTACTGCGCCACGAGGGTCCCACCCCCCGCGACTTCACCGCCGAGGGCTTCGAGCCCGCCGACCACCTAGCCCTAGGTGAAGGCCTGGACATTATCGACACCAAGCGCGGCGCCAAGGTCTCCGGCGCCCGCTTCTACTACCTCAAGGGCTGGGGCATGCGCCTGGAACTCGCCCTGATGACCGCCGCCTTAGACAAGGCCGCCCAGCACGGCTTCGTGCCCATGACCACCCCCACCCTGGTCACCCCCCAGGTCATGGGCGGCACCGGCTTCCTGGGCCTGCACGCCGACGAGATCTACTACCTGCCCGCCGACGACCTCTACCTCACCGGCACCAGCGAGGTGGCCCTTGCCGGGTACCACACTGACGAGATCCTGGACCTGTCCGCAGGCCCCCGGCGCTACCTGGGCTGGTCCACCTGCTATCGGCGTGAGGCTGGCGCCGCCGGTAAGGACACTCGCGGCATCATCCGCGTCCACCAGTTCAACAAAGCGGAGATGTTCTCCTACTGCCGCCCCGAAAACGCCGAGGCCGAGCACCAGCGACTTCTAGCCCTGGAGGAGGAGATGCTCGCCCTGGTGGGCCTGCCCTACCGCGTGATCGACACCGCCGCCGGGGACCTGGGCTCCTCCGCCGCCCGCAAATTCGACTGCGAAGCCTGGCTGCCCACCCAGCAGCGCTGGATGGAGGTCACCTCCACCTCCAACTGCACCACCTACCAGGCCCGACGCCTGTCCATCCGCGAAAAGCGCGAGGGGCGGACCACCCCCGTTGCCACCCTCAACGGCACCCTGGCCACCACCCGCTGGATCGTCGCAATACTGGAGAACCAGCAGCGGGCCGACGGCGCCGTCGTCGTCCCAGAGGGCCTACGACCCTACCTCGGTGGCCTTGAGACCATCGAGCCTGCCGCCTGA